AGACTCTTTAAAAGCTAAAGAACGTATCTTACACGAGCTCTTTGCTCCTATTTTCCCTGCGTCAGATATTCTACCTATCATTCCATGCGATCCTCTTTTGCGGGGAAGAAATAAAATGGAATTTTCTTTTTTCCAAACTAAAGAGGGGGAGAAAAGTCTAGGATTCATTACTCCTACAAAACCGAAGCAAGGCATTCCCATTACAGAATGTCTTATGATTCACGAACATGCCATGGATATTCTAGAGATCACACGCACATGGTGGGACCGTCATCCTGAGATTACAGCTTACTACCCTCCCTTCAATAAAGGCTCTCTTTGCACCTTAACTGTACGTATTGGCAGCCCTGAACACACGCTCATGGTCATTCTCACAACATCTGCAAGAGAAGAATATGCCGTTGATAAAAAGATAATTGAAGAATGGAAAACTCTGCTTTTAGATTCTGATCTTCCTATAGTTTCTATTGTATGGGAAGAACGCGTTAGTGCGAAAAACGTTCCTACCTATTTCCGCTCTAACCTACTTTACGGAGAAGCATTTATTCAACAAAAGTTCGTCTTACCTAAAGATGGAAATTCCGCTGTATTTCATGTGCGCCCTAGAAGCTTCTTTCAACCACAAACTCTTCAGGGAGCAAAAATCATAGAAGTTGCCAAAGAGTTTATGGATCCACAACGATCGGAAACGCTCTTAGACCTCTATTGCGGTGCGGGAACTATAGGGATTATGCTTTCACAATATGTAAAAAAAGTTATAGGAGTAGAAATCGTCCCTGATGCTATAGATTCT
Above is a genomic segment from Chlamydia abortus containing:
- the rlmD gene encoding 23S rRNA (uracil(1939)-C(5))-methyltransferase RlmD, which gives rise to MLTVSNCKHLGICGGCSSPHSAYADSLKAKERILHELFAPIFPASDILPIIPCDPLLRGRNKMEFSFFQTKEGEKSLGFITPTKPKQGIPITECLMIHEHAMDILEITRTWWDRHPEITAYYPPFNKGSLCTLTVRIGSPEHTLMVILTTSAREEYAVDKKIIEEWKTLLLDSDLPIVSIVWEERVSAKNVPTYFRSNLLYGEAFIQQKFVLPKDGNSAVFHVRPRSFFQPQTLQGAKIIEVAKEFMDPQRSETLLDLYCGAGTIGIMLSQYVKKVIGVEIVPDAIDSAKENILINKKEHLMEVHLEDVKTFCKRYQDHPSPDVAIIDPPRCGIQNKVLKYLIRIAPRKIIYISCNPKIQFVECYSLIAAGYRMKKVQPLDQFPHSPHLENIILLEREGHL